The Deltaproteobacteria bacterium genome includes a window with the following:
- a CDS encoding flagellar basal body-associated FliL family protein has product MVRKVELDLLEEGDLPDLDAPLKEEEPVKNGKGWRSLKWLTKKKVILAAILFFFSGIVGVSLLMFSVKKDARVNHSTEFTEVRSIHENIENLDSFVIGLRDEHGNYRVLVCEIAIVVNQDKKISANKAEMRNMAYNALKNKGKYVLTSSKAYSAIKKELRDELDGLLGGGVKEVYFTKFILL; this is encoded by the coding sequence ATGGTACGCAAAGTAGAACTTGATCTATTGGAAGAAGGGGATCTCCCTGACCTCGATGCCCCACTTAAAGAAGAGGAACCGGTAAAAAACGGGAAGGGTTGGAGATCGTTAAAATGGCTGACGAAAAAAAAGGTTATCCTTGCAGCCATCCTTTTTTTCTTTTCAGGTATTGTCGGAGTTTCACTGTTGATGTTTTCTGTAAAGAAAGATGCGCGTGTCAACCATAGTACAGAATTTACGGAAGTCAGATCAATACATGAAAATATAGAGAATCTGGATAGTTTTGTGATTGGCCTCAGAGATGAGCATGGAAATTACAGAGTACTTGTCTGTGAGATTGCTATTGTCGTGAATCAAGACAAAAAAATTTCAGCAAACAAAGCGGAGATGAGAAATATGGCCTATAATGCCTTGAAAAACAAGGGTAAGTATGTGCTGACGTCTTCAAAAGCATACAGTGCAATAAAAAAGGAATTACGGGATGAATTGGATGGGCTTCTGGGCGGAGGAGTAAAAGAGGTATATTTCACAAAATTTATATTACTCTAA
- a CDS encoding FliA/WhiG family RNA polymerase sigma factor yields MDKKKHDALVMERKKRDEFIMKYAPLVKNIVERVSVKLPSHLNVKEELINVGIIGLISAIEKFDKKRNVKFETYASFRIRGAVLDELRARDWMPRSTRNKYSKLEESFSSLQKILGRPPEEEEMCRYLNVPLHKYYEILDEAKGVTLLSSEDLPPDYQETYANYDLLDRMDQETPFSFLVTNELRVVLKKAIDALPEKERLILSLYYYEELTMKEIGKVVNLTESRVCQLHTQAILRLGGNLKEIRGVYY; encoded by the coding sequence ATGGATAAAAAGAAACATGATGCACTCGTCATGGAGAGAAAGAAACGTGATGAATTCATCATGAAATATGCCCCTCTTGTGAAAAATATTGTAGAGAGGGTTTCTGTGAAATTGCCGTCCCATTTGAATGTCAAAGAAGAGTTGATAAATGTGGGTATTATCGGTTTGATTTCGGCAATCGAAAAATTTGATAAAAAAAGGAATGTAAAGTTTGAAACATACGCAAGCTTCAGAATCAGGGGCGCTGTGCTGGACGAACTCAGAGCAAGAGACTGGATGCCCCGTTCGACAAGAAATAAGTATTCAAAGTTAGAGGAATCTTTTTCTTCCCTTCAGAAGATATTGGGCAGACCGCCGGAAGAGGAAGAAATGTGCCGATATCTTAATGTTCCTCTTCATAAATACTATGAGATTCTTGATGAGGCAAAGGGGGTAACACTTCTGAGCAGTGAGGATCTTCCTCCCGATTATCAAGAAACTTACGCAAATTATGATTTGCTTGACAGGATGGATCAAGAAACCCCTTTTTCATTTCTCGTCACAAATGAATTAAGGGTTGTGCTGAAGAAGGCCATAGATGCTCTTCCTGAAAAAGAGAGATTGATTTTATCGCTTTATTATTATGAGGAGCTGACCATGAAGGAGATAGGCAAGGTAGTGAATCTGACGGAGTCAAGGGTCTGCCAGCTTCATACCCAGGCTATCCTGAGATTGGGAGGCAACCTGAAGGAAATCCGGGGAGTGTATTACTGA
- a CDS encoding MinD/ParA family protein produces MKVDQAAVLREMKETDKGVHKMASEVEHRDDVAGDKEKANIRVIAITSGKGGVGKTCITANLAYILSRLKRKTLIFDADMGLANIDVILGISPQYNIHHVLLGKKTLPEIMVPGPGGIKILPAASGIQEMAELSKGQKLTLMDELNDLNEDFDFMFIDTAAGITSNVLYFNMAAKEIIVIVTPEPTSLTDAYALIKILYQGHAEKRVMLIVNMVKSSHEAREVFTKLSKATEHFLDLSIEYLGYVIYDEKVTEAIKQQKMFAEIYPYSQASKCLSSIARKICLEKPEKYNLGSMKFFSRAIVGEDHG; encoded by the coding sequence ATGAAAGTGGATCAAGCTGCGGTTCTCAGAGAAATGAAGGAAACAGACAAAGGGGTTCATAAGATGGCGTCAGAAGTCGAGCATAGAGACGACGTTGCCGGTGACAAGGAAAAGGCGAATATCAGGGTGATTGCAATTACCAGTGGAAAGGGGGGCGTCGGAAAAACATGCATAACGGCCAATCTTGCATACATTCTGTCAAGACTGAAGAGGAAGACTTTAATATTTGATGCAGATATGGGACTGGCAAATATTGATGTAATCCTCGGCATATCCCCACAATACAATATACATCATGTTCTCCTCGGTAAGAAGACGCTTCCGGAAATAATGGTTCCTGGTCCCGGCGGTATCAAGATTTTACCGGCTGCTTCCGGGATTCAGGAAATGGCTGAATTGTCCAAAGGTCAAAAGCTTACTCTCATGGACGAACTGAATGATTTAAACGAAGATTTTGATTTTATGTTTATCGATACGGCCGCCGGCATAACCAGCAATGTTCTCTATTTTAACATGGCTGCCAAGGAGATAATTGTTATCGTTACACCGGAACCGACCTCCCTGACAGACGCGTATGCCCTGATTAAGATACTCTATCAAGGTCATGCCGAAAAAAGGGTTATGCTGATTGTAAATATGGTGAAAAGTTCCCATGAAGCCCGCGAAGTTTTTACGAAATTGAGTAAGGCGACGGAACACTTCCTTGATCTTTCAATTGAATATCTGGGTTACGTAATTTACGATGAAAAAGTGACAGAAGCCATAAAGCAGCAGAAAATGTTCGCAGAAATCTATCCTTATTCACAGGCAAGCAAATGTCTATCGTCAATAGCCAGAAAGATATGTCTTGAGAAACCTGAGAAGTATAATTTGGGCAGTATGAAATTTTTTTCACGAGCCATTGTTGGTGAGGATCATGGATAA
- the flhF gene encoding flagellar biosynthesis protein FlhF produces the protein MQIKRYEVKSIQEALTRIKNDLGDNAVILSTKRMKGGKVPLLEITAARDESDTRLSFRESSEKEESAGYRLSGSADLDIIRNDLDEMKSLIRDLRREDPIRREMNQLKGYLNNLMDVLCAWEKNLFPGPPSKIYYHLVANGVSRERAYKLVTTIDKIDSFDNTFKFVEETIIKSIPVSSKKKKRGVIAFIGPTGVGKTTTLAKLAAHYAMSEKLGIGLISADTYRIAAAEQLKTYAKIMGLPIKVVSEKEEFKQALSRFSDKDLVLVDTPGKSRNDEGYMEKLRDFLNVGVPVETNLLLSLTSSRENMLDASARFGMINYDNIIFTKVDEAMGFGSMYDVIDHVGKPISYLTNGQNVPNDIEDANPGRIARLIMHQS, from the coding sequence ATGCAGATTAAAAGGTATGAAGTAAAGAGTATTCAGGAGGCTTTAACGAGGATTAAAAACGATCTGGGCGATAATGCCGTTATCCTGTCGACAAAGAGGATGAAGGGGGGGAAAGTACCACTTCTTGAGATAACAGCTGCCAGGGATGAAAGTGATACCAGGCTTAGTTTCCGTGAATCCAGCGAAAAGGAGGAAAGCGCCGGTTACCGGTTGAGCGGGTCGGCTGACTTGGATATAATCAGGAATGATCTCGATGAAATGAAATCCTTAATAAGGGATTTGAGGAGAGAAGACCCGATCCGCAGGGAAATGAACCAGTTGAAAGGGTATCTGAATAACCTCATGGATGTCCTCTGCGCGTGGGAGAAAAATTTGTTTCCCGGCCCTCCATCGAAGATCTATTATCACTTAGTTGCAAACGGTGTATCTCGGGAAAGGGCTTATAAGCTGGTTACTACAATAGATAAAATAGATAGTTTTGATAATACCTTTAAATTTGTTGAGGAAACAATAATAAAGTCTATCCCCGTTTCAAGTAAAAAAAAGAAGAGGGGAGTCATTGCCTTTATCGGTCCCACAGGCGTGGGTAAAACAACAACCTTGGCTAAACTGGCGGCGCATTATGCAATGAGTGAGAAATTAGGTATCGGCCTTATATCCGCAGATACGTATAGAATTGCCGCGGCCGAACAATTAAAGACCTATGCAAAGATTATGGGGCTTCCGATAAAGGTGGTCTCTGAAAAAGAAGAGTTTAAACAGGCCCTCAGTCGATTTTCCGATAAAGATCTGGTTTTGGTGGATACACCGGGGAAAAGTCGCAATGATGAAGGCTACATGGAAAAGCTTCGTGATTTTCTTAATGTTGGTGTTCCTGTAGAGACCAATCTTCTTTTAAGTTTGACATCAAGTCGGGAAAACATGCTGGATGCCTCGGCAAGATTTGGGATGATTAACTACGATAACATCATATTTACAAAAGTGGATGAGGCCATGGGCTTCGGTTCCATGTATGATGTGATAGATCACGTCGGTAAACCGATTTCATATCTGACCAACGGGCAGAATGTACCGAACGATATAGAAGATGCGAATCCTGGCAGAATTGCCAGACTCATCATGCACCAGTCATAG
- the flhA gene encoding flagellar biosynthesis protein FlhA: MTTYANADSLRGWDKSGTAVLAVGVIGILIIMIVPLPTFLLDLLLSFNLTVSIIILLMSMYVLRPLDLSVFPSLLLTVTLLRLSLNVASTRLILLHGNEGTAAAGQVIKAFGTFVVGGNYVVGLIVFFVLTLINFVVITKGATRIAEVAARFTLDAMPGKQMSIDADLNAGLISEADARRRRSEIEREADFYGAMDGASKFVRGDAVAGIVIILINIVGGLIIGVLQQGMEVADAARNYTLLTVGDGLVTQVPALIVSTASGMLVTRSTSSSNLGADLAGQLFVQPKAIATASVMLFIFGLIPGMPKVSFMIISLITGVLAYNLFKGMKKTEEVREDAPTVAPKESVEKLLALDLMELEVGYGLISLVDAGQGGELLQRIKSLRKQLAMEMGFIIPAIHIRDNLQLKPNEYAFLLKGVEITRGELMPGYYLAITPEDRGVTIKGVQTKEPAFGLPAVWLNEKEKENIQAKGVIVVDCATVITTHLTELIKSHADELLGREEVRSLLDNLAISHPKVVEELVPNVIPLGTVQKVLQRLLKERISIRDLLTILETLADYLPITKNVDLLTSYVRQSLARTISKQYKDEKGNISVVMLSPEIEEHINNSIQHTEHESYLIADPNLIQRIVSNLQKFMNTFTTRGLQPIIVCSPKTRIHLKKVLERFFPGIIVLSHNEITHDVNINSLGMVEL, translated from the coding sequence ATGACAACTTACGCAAATGCTGATTCTCTTCGCGGATGGGATAAAAGCGGGACGGCCGTCCTGGCTGTTGGTGTTATCGGTATTCTTATCATAATGATCGTACCGCTGCCGACTTTCTTACTCGATTTACTCCTTTCATTCAACCTTACCGTATCCATTATCATTTTATTGATGTCCATGTATGTTCTGAGACCCCTCGATCTATCAGTGTTTCCTTCTCTCCTGCTTACGGTAACCCTTCTCAGGTTATCTTTGAATGTGGCTTCAACGCGACTGATTCTTCTTCACGGAAATGAGGGGACCGCCGCTGCCGGCCAGGTCATAAAAGCATTTGGAACATTTGTTGTCGGTGGGAATTATGTTGTCGGTTTAATTGTGTTCTTTGTTCTTACCCTGATCAACTTCGTCGTTATTACCAAGGGCGCCACAAGGATAGCAGAAGTTGCAGCACGGTTTACACTGGATGCCATGCCTGGTAAACAGATGAGTATTGATGCGGATCTCAATGCAGGCCTTATTTCGGAAGCGGATGCCCGAAGGAGAAGATCTGAAATTGAAAGAGAGGCAGACTTCTACGGGGCAATGGATGGGGCAAGCAAGTTTGTCAGGGGTGACGCAGTTGCAGGCATTGTCATAATATTAATAAATATTGTGGGAGGATTGATTATCGGCGTACTGCAGCAGGGTATGGAGGTTGCGGATGCGGCACGCAACTACACTCTCCTTACCGTTGGTGATGGCCTTGTTACCCAGGTACCCGCCCTTATTGTATCAACAGCCTCCGGCATGCTGGTAACGAGGTCTACGTCATCCTCCAATCTTGGTGCGGATCTGGCAGGCCAGCTTTTTGTGCAGCCTAAAGCCATAGCCACGGCATCGGTTATGCTCTTTATATTCGGTTTGATCCCCGGTATGCCGAAAGTCTCTTTCATGATTATTTCCCTGATCACCGGTGTGTTAGCATACAATCTTTTTAAGGGTATGAAGAAAACTGAAGAGGTCAGAGAAGACGCGCCGACAGTTGCACCGAAAGAGTCCGTGGAAAAACTTCTTGCGCTTGATCTGATGGAACTTGAGGTTGGTTATGGTCTGATATCCCTCGTTGATGCAGGGCAGGGTGGAGAACTTCTTCAGAGAATCAAGTCGCTGAGGAAGCAGCTGGCTATGGAAATGGGATTTATTATACCCGCCATTCATATCAGGGATAATCTTCAGTTGAAGCCTAACGAGTATGCGTTTCTCTTAAAGGGGGTTGAAATAACAAGGGGTGAGTTAATGCCAGGCTATTATCTTGCTATAACTCCCGAGGATCGGGGAGTTACCATAAAGGGGGTGCAGACAAAAGAACCTGCCTTTGGCCTGCCTGCCGTCTGGTTAAATGAAAAGGAAAAGGAAAATATACAGGCAAAGGGTGTTATCGTTGTTGACTGTGCTACGGTAATTACAACCCATTTGACAGAACTAATCAAATCACACGCCGACGAGTTATTGGGCAGGGAGGAAGTTCGATCGTTGCTGGATAATTTGGCCATCAGCCATCCAAAGGTCGTAGAAGAACTCGTCCCCAATGTCATCCCGCTGGGAACTGTCCAGAAGGTATTACAACGACTCCTTAAAGAGCGGATTTCTATTCGCGATCTTCTGACAATACTGGAAACCCTGGCGGATTATTTGCCAATTACTAAAAATGTCGATCTATTAACCAGTTATGTTCGTCAGTCATTGGCACGAACAATATCAAAGCAGTACAAGGATGAAAAAGGGAATATCTCCGTCGTTATGCTTTCACCGGAGATTGAAGAGCATATAAACAATTCCATTCAGCATACGGAGCATGAGTCGTACCTCATTGCAGATCCTAATTTGATACAGAGAATTGTCAGCAATCTTCAGAAATTTATGAATACTTTTACGACAAGAGGTCTTCAGCCGATCATCGTCTGTTCTCCAAAAACGAGGATTCATTTAAAGAAGGTATTGGAAAGGTTCTTCCCAGGCATTATTGTTCTTTCCCACAATGAGATCACACACGATGTGAACATTAATTCACTTGGTATGGTGGAGTTGTAA